The following proteins are encoded in a genomic region of Dyadobacter sp. UC 10:
- a CDS encoding RNA polymerase sigma factor, giving the protein MIVRCIYQLAAGFFTKHTHVKFLRVFRNNEKDPLTESEKLAVYRQSGDLGLLGTLYEPYMEMIFAICFKYLKAEDEAKDAVMQLFEKVAAELKTHEVTNLKSWLHTVSRNYCLMQIRVKRTFVTADDHADLIESASIDGIEGDQIDISERHLLSLEKCMATLIREQKLSVELFYLRDKCYREIAAETGFELSKVKSYIQNGKRNLKICMDRNGKY; this is encoded by the coding sequence ATGATCGTCCGCTGCATCTACCAGTTAGCAGCAGGGTTTTTCACTAAGCATACACATGTGAAGTTTTTAAGGGTTTTCAGGAACAATGAGAAAGATCCGCTTACGGAGTCGGAAAAACTGGCGGTTTACAGGCAGTCTGGCGACCTCGGCCTGCTCGGGACTTTGTATGAACCCTATATGGAAATGATTTTCGCGATCTGTTTCAAATATCTGAAAGCAGAAGACGAAGCGAAGGACGCAGTGATGCAGCTTTTTGAAAAAGTGGCGGCAGAACTGAAAACGCACGAAGTAACGAATCTGAAAAGTTGGCTGCATACTGTCAGCCGGAATTATTGTCTGATGCAGATCCGGGTGAAGCGGACTTTCGTGACTGCTGATGATCATGCAGATCTGATTGAATCGGCCTCGATAGATGGTATTGAAGGTGATCAGATCGACATTTCGGAAAGACACCTGCTTTCTTTGGAAAAATGCATGGCAACCCTGATCCGGGAACAAAAATTATCCGTTGAGCTTTTCTACCTCCGGGATAAATGTTACCGGGAAATCGCAGCGGAAACGGGATTTGAATTGAGTAAAGTGAAAAGCTATATCCAGAATGGAAAGCGGAATTTGAAAATTTGTATGGATAGAAATGGCAAATACTGA
- a CDS encoding glycosyltransferase, translating into MKVVWYIWWLCQIAIGFFLVFPVGLLVLNVFSGRKKRSQPAAKKLEADYALIVATYEQTQQLPDVIASISKLNYSNYLVYIVADKCDASGLHLESEKVIVLHPGTVLASNTRSHFFAIKNFKRQHERLAIIDSDNLVDPEFLNELNVCFDEGFVAVQGVRKAKNLDSVYACLDAARDIYYHYYDGEKLFGAGSSATLSGSGMAFTVKLYKEALGHLDIVGAGFDKILQKQIVGAGHRIAFREEAIVWDEKTSESEQLVNQRSRWINTWFKYFVFGFDMVFSGIRKLSWNRFLFGFVLLRPPLFIFLILSVLFMAIDLWINPAASAVWLAGLLIFVGGFLVPLFHSSVDKRIIRSLTSIPVFMFYQVKSLLKAKKANKISVATKHSYRKAP; encoded by the coding sequence ATGAAAGTAGTCTGGTACATTTGGTGGCTTTGCCAGATCGCAATCGGATTCTTCCTGGTCTTCCCGGTTGGATTGCTGGTGCTAAATGTTTTTTCAGGAAGAAAAAAACGTAGCCAGCCTGCCGCGAAAAAGTTGGAAGCAGATTATGCATTGATTGTAGCGACTTACGAGCAAACCCAGCAGCTGCCCGATGTGATTGCTTCAATTTCAAAACTGAATTACTCCAACTATCTGGTTTATATCGTCGCCGATAAATGCGATGCGTCGGGTTTGCACCTGGAAAGTGAAAAAGTAATTGTACTGCATCCCGGAACTGTGCTCGCCAGCAATACGCGCTCCCATTTTTTTGCGATCAAAAATTTCAAAAGACAGCACGAGCGGCTGGCAATCATTGACAGCGACAATCTGGTTGATCCCGAGTTTCTGAATGAGCTGAACGTTTGTTTCGATGAAGGATTTGTTGCGGTACAGGGCGTGCGAAAGGCGAAAAATCTGGATTCTGTGTACGCTTGTCTGGACGCAGCGCGTGACATTTACTATCATTACTATGATGGCGAAAAGCTTTTTGGCGCAGGCTCTTCGGCTACACTCTCCGGCTCGGGAATGGCGTTTACAGTGAAATTGTATAAAGAGGCGTTGGGCCACCTTGATATTGTCGGTGCGGGGTTTGACAAGATCCTTCAAAAACAGATTGTCGGTGCGGGGCATCGGATCGCATTCAGGGAAGAAGCTATTGTGTGGGATGAAAAAACGTCTGAGTCCGAACAGCTTGTCAATCAGCGTTCGCGCTGGATTAATACCTGGTTCAAATATTTTGTTTTTGGGTTTGATATGGTTTTCAGCGGAATCAGGAAGCTGAGCTGGAACCGGTTTTTATTCGGTTTTGTCCTCCTGCGTCCGCCACTGTTTATTTTTCTGATCCTCTCGGTATTGTTTATGGCTATCGATTTATGGATCAACCCGGCTGCGAGCGCTGTCTGGCTGGCGGGACTGCTGATTTTTGTAGGCGGTTTTTTAGTTCCGCTATTCCACTCGTCGGTCGACAAACGCATTATCCGATCGCTCACATCCATACCAGTCTTTATGTTTTATCAGGTCAAATCCCTTTTAAAAGCAAAAAAGGCAAATAAAATTTCCGTAGCGACCAAACACAGCTACCGTAAAGCACCCTGA
- a CDS encoding GumC family protein — protein MTELSQFLRILYKNKFVLIFVPLITVVASYFLVKSLPDQYKSQGSIATGLVDKTEQGLMNSGTEQDFEISRKFDNIIQMMSQKRVLGQVSYQLLLHDLKAVATDDFAEASKELQAFDQNTRSRAIAVLLQKYRTQQELSSSNPFERKLQKILADMQYDAESLGKKLTIFRLSNSDFINIEYEARNPAMAAFVINTLSDEFIRMYASRLTDNYNRTISFLADFLEQKRLALREQMNGLRDYKIRNRVLNLDEQAKSLYGQMAEFELRREVAKKDVIAYGVAIRNIENKFNANDRKYFESAVSTINQNIVATKQRLRAVNEAYVKSNFDPKFKASLDSIQTKLSAQIDESTDRYLYNPLSVKENLVSQKLTMEVERDLAANSLATIEAEMKTLNNRFDGLVPNEARVQEFETAIDIAGREYMEALQKYNDARLLSSFPAKLKVAEKALPGKIQPSKKMVLIILSGVISFAFCLFILFILYFLDSSIRYPQQLANATDSPVLGFINQVGGGFRISELQNETTQEGKIELFRNLIRSIRFELDNEFPDPKIIAVTSLHEGSGKTLLTLSLAWAFSRINKRVLIIDGNFNAADITKLNSSSNFLEDYLAKGETVSLSNTNGSISILANKGGDVSLLELADETRIKTVLNSLKSQYDTILIDADSLVSMNKAKEWITFSDAVISVFESGRSISYEDRSKIEYLKGLNGKMAGWVLTGAQDILKQTGKVSKQVTE, from the coding sequence ATGACAGAGCTATCGCAATTCCTGAGAATATTATACAAAAATAAGTTCGTACTGATTTTTGTGCCGCTGATTACGGTAGTAGCCTCCTATTTTCTGGTCAAATCGCTCCCCGATCAGTACAAGTCGCAGGGTAGTATCGCTACCGGATTGGTGGACAAAACCGAGCAGGGGCTGATGAATTCAGGTACTGAGCAGGATTTCGAGATCTCCCGGAAATTCGATAACATCATTCAGATGATGTCGCAAAAAAGGGTGCTCGGCCAGGTTTCCTACCAATTGCTGCTCCACGACCTGAAAGCAGTCGCGACGGATGATTTTGCCGAAGCTTCCAAAGAATTGCAGGCTTTTGACCAAAATACCAGAAGCCGGGCGATCGCTGTACTCCTTCAGAAGTACCGCACCCAGCAGGAGCTTTCTTCATCCAATCCTTTTGAAAGGAAGCTCCAGAAAATACTGGCCGACATGCAGTACGATGCTGAAAGTCTCGGGAAAAAGCTGACGATTTTCAGGCTTTCGAATAGTGATTTTATCAATATCGAGTACGAGGCCAGGAATCCCGCCATGGCTGCGTTTGTCATCAATACGCTGAGCGACGAATTTATCAGAATGTACGCGTCCAGGCTTACTGATAATTACAACAGAACGATCAGCTTTCTGGCGGACTTCCTGGAACAAAAACGGCTCGCACTGCGCGAGCAAATGAACGGCCTGCGCGACTATAAAATTCGGAACCGAGTGCTGAACCTGGATGAACAGGCCAAGAGTCTTTACGGCCAAATGGCTGAATTTGAACTGCGTCGGGAAGTCGCCAAAAAAGATGTCATCGCTTATGGCGTGGCGATCAGAAATATCGAGAACAAGTTTAATGCCAACGACCGCAAGTATTTCGAAAGCGCGGTCTCGACGATCAATCAAAATATAGTCGCTACAAAACAGCGCCTGCGTGCCGTGAATGAGGCTTATGTGAAAAGCAATTTTGATCCGAAGTTTAAGGCAAGCCTGGATTCAATTCAAACGAAGCTTTCGGCCCAGATCGATGAATCTACCGACCGTTACCTTTACAATCCGCTATCAGTCAAAGAAAACCTGGTATCTCAAAAACTGACGATGGAAGTGGAAAGAGACCTGGCAGCCAATAGTTTAGCGACCATTGAAGCGGAAATGAAAACCCTGAACAATCGCTTTGACGGACTGGTGCCGAATGAGGCGCGTGTGCAGGAGTTTGAAACGGCGATCGATATTGCGGGAAGGGAGTATATGGAGGCTTTGCAGAAATACAACGATGCCAGGCTGCTTTCGAGCTTTCCGGCCAAATTAAAAGTGGCTGAAAAAGCGCTTCCGGGTAAGATCCAGCCATCGAAGAAAATGGTGCTGATTATTTTGTCGGGCGTGATCAGCTTCGCATTCTGCCTGTTTATCCTTTTTATTCTGTATTTCCTTGACTCTTCCATTCGCTACCCGCAGCAGCTCGCCAACGCAACCGACAGTCCGGTACTTGGCTTTATAAATCAGGTAGGAGGTGGTTTCCGGATCAGCGAGCTGCAAAACGAAACTACGCAGGAAGGTAAAATTGAGCTATTCCGCAACCTGATCCGTTCTATCCGCTTTGAGCTTGATAATGAATTTCCAGACCCGAAAATCATCGCTGTAACAAGCCTGCACGAAGGCAGCGGAAAGACATTGCTGACACTCAGCCTCGCGTGGGCTTTTTCCAGGATCAACAAGCGGGTATTGATCATCGACGGGAATTTTAATGCGGCAGATATTACCAAACTCAATAGCAGCTCGAATTTTCTGGAAGACTATCTTGCAAAAGGGGAAACCGTTTCGCTAAGTAATACAAACGGTTCGATATCAATCCTGGCCAACAAGGGAGGTGACGTTTCCCTGCTCGAACTGGCAGACGAAACCCGGATCAAAACCGTATTGAATTCTCTGAAAAGCCAATATGATACCATTCTGATAGACGCCGACTCGCTGGTTTCAATGAATAAGGCAAAAGAATGGATTACTTTCTCGGACGCTGTCATCTCTGTTTTCGAAAGCGGCAGAAGTATCTCGTATGAAGACCGTTCTAAGATCGAATATCTCAAAGGCCTGAATGGTAAAATGGCGGGCTGGGTATTGACCGGCGCACAGGATATATTGAAACAGACAGGTAAGGTTTCAAAACAGGTGACTGAATGA
- a CDS encoding vWA domain-containing protein: protein MKGKIVILLALILSAFALAPERTVTGIVKDVQHIPLSGAIVSLKGGGIRAVTDSTGKFSITVPAYTKSIQVAAPGFVTRQIPLTSASNIQIILQQLALPVSDAAVAYESAPKRVENQLTKSIVIGYSGAAIRQRANTEAYKVVNETGFTIAGQQAVTTFAVDVDRASYSNVRRFLNNGNLPPADAIRIEEMINYFDYAYPQPKGEHPVAIHTELTDSPWNKGLKLLHIGLQAKTIPTDNLPASNLVFLIDVSGSMMDENKLPLLKQAFKLLVDQLREKDQISIVAYAGAAGTILPPTSGKEKVKIKTALDELEAGGSTAGGEGIQLAYKLAKTHFLPKGNNRVILATDGDFNVGLSSEGDLQRLIEEKRKDGIFLSVMGFGMGNYKDNLAETLADKGNGNYAYIDNIQEAQKEFVHEFGGTLFTVAKDVKVQIEFNPAHVQAYRLIGYENRALKNEEFHDDKKDAGEMGSGHTVTAIYEIIPAGSKNAYLPKTDELKYQKPNSTDLGKTNEMLTIKVRYKKPDQNESVLFDLPVKNSSKSLEASSENVRFASAVAQFGLLLRSSDFKGNASYTNVISLAKGAFGKDEEGYRSEFVKLVKAAQAIDSRAETASKD, encoded by the coding sequence ATGAAAGGAAAGATCGTAATACTCCTCGCATTAATTCTGAGTGCATTTGCATTGGCGCCCGAGAGGACAGTGACCGGCATTGTAAAGGATGTTCAGCATATCCCGCTTTCGGGAGCCATTGTCAGTTTAAAAGGAGGCGGCATTCGTGCCGTAACCGATAGCACGGGAAAATTCAGCATTACTGTCCCGGCTTATACCAAATCCATACAAGTAGCCGCTCCGGGCTTTGTTACCAGGCAAATCCCCCTTACTTCTGCCAGCAATATCCAGATCATACTGCAACAGCTCGCACTACCAGTTAGCGATGCCGCTGTCGCCTACGAATCCGCACCAAAACGCGTTGAAAATCAACTCACTAAATCCATTGTCATCGGTTATTCGGGCGCGGCGATTCGCCAGAGAGCTAATACGGAAGCCTACAAGGTGGTAAATGAGACCGGATTTACGATTGCTGGCCAACAGGCAGTGACTACTTTCGCAGTGGATGTGGACAGGGCTTCTTACAGCAATGTGCGCCGTTTTTTAAACAACGGAAATTTACCGCCGGCAGACGCGATCCGCATTGAGGAAATGATCAACTATTTTGACTACGCTTACCCGCAGCCAAAAGGCGAACATCCGGTTGCGATCCACACCGAACTGACCGATTCACCGTGGAATAAAGGGTTGAAGCTGCTCCACATCGGATTGCAGGCCAAAACGATCCCAACGGACAATCTGCCGGCCTCCAACCTTGTATTCCTGATCGACGTATCTGGTTCGATGATGGATGAAAATAAGCTTCCATTGCTTAAACAGGCATTTAAACTGCTGGTTGACCAGCTTCGTGAAAAAGATCAGATCTCCATTGTAGCTTATGCAGGAGCTGCCGGCACCATTCTTCCGCCCACATCAGGCAAGGAAAAAGTGAAAATCAAAACGGCGCTCGATGAACTGGAAGCGGGCGGATCGACGGCTGGCGGAGAGGGTATTCAGCTGGCTTACAAACTTGCCAAAACGCATTTTTTACCAAAAGGAAATAACCGGGTAATCCTGGCTACCGACGGTGACTTTAATGTCGGACTTTCGAGCGAAGGCGATTTGCAGCGGCTGATCGAGGAAAAAAGAAAAGACGGCATTTTTCTGAGCGTAATGGGTTTCGGAATGGGCAATTATAAAGATAACCTGGCTGAGACACTGGCAGATAAGGGAAACGGGAACTACGCCTATATCGATAATATCCAGGAAGCGCAGAAAGAATTCGTGCACGAATTTGGCGGTACACTTTTCACGGTTGCCAAAGACGTCAAGGTCCAGATAGAGTTCAACCCTGCGCATGTGCAGGCTTACCGGCTGATCGGCTATGAGAACCGTGCATTGAAGAATGAGGAATTTCATGATGATAAAAAAGATGCGGGGGAAATGGGTTCGGGACACACCGTTACCGCGATCTATGAAATTATACCCGCCGGGTCAAAGAATGCCTACCTGCCTAAAACGGATGAATTGAAATACCAAAAACCAAACAGCACTGATCTAGGTAAGACGAATGAAATGCTAACTATCAAAGTGCGCTACAAAAAACCGGATCAGAATGAAAGCGTGCTCTTCGATCTGCCTGTCAAAAATTCATCCAAATCGTTGGAAGCCAGTTCTGAAAATGTGCGTTTCGCGAGTGCAGTGGCACAATTCGGCTTGTTACTGCGCAGTTCCGACTTCAAGGGAAATGCTTCCTATACAAACGTGATCAGTCTCGCCAAAGGTGCATTCGGGAAAGATGAAGAAGGTTATCGTTCCGAATTTGTGAAGCTCGTAAAAGCCGCCCAGGCTATCGATAGCAGAGCAGAAACCGCAAGCAAGGATTGA
- a CDS encoding energy transducer TonB, whose amino-acid sequence MANTDQPANFPGFLRYYRGEMSEQEQHAFEKKLLADPAFSDAYDGFLLMQETNLDLQKISADLSRSLHERIDKKTNKRFAFPVYAAAAALILVVGIAWLVVFKDANKKAMQEASSELPAVKTSPNAQVAAKPEIQPESAALPPEKSIKTLPRTAFSAQHRNAAPAVAPAQEPVTSDLPDTDIIEEHIAAAEPVPSAFPAVPQPLSNLRQQVSGARPASTNSTRLVSGRLLDEKGRGLPGATVSAFGSGAVVTDSVGKFKITARTGDSLRLVSVGYDHKTVNVEDTSFGNIPMKQETAALENAVIVGYAATKKASVSLAKPQPEGGWQQYQAYLDKNSIPFKDSTTVYVEFLVKPDGTLSDFKVTGPAEIRDRAIQIIRQGPSWKPGSNQGSPAGLPVRVSLRIRSAE is encoded by the coding sequence ATGGCAAATACTGATCAACCGGCGAATTTTCCTGGATTTCTCCGCTATTATCGCGGCGAGATGTCGGAACAGGAACAGCACGCTTTTGAAAAAAAGTTGCTGGCTGATCCTGCTTTCTCGGATGCGTACGACGGCTTTCTGCTGATGCAGGAAACAAATCTCGACCTGCAAAAAATCAGCGCAGATCTCAGCCGCTCATTACACGAAAGAATCGATAAGAAAACCAATAAACGCTTTGCATTTCCGGTTTACGCCGCGGCAGCTGCACTTATTCTCGTTGTTGGAATAGCCTGGCTGGTTGTTTTTAAGGATGCAAATAAAAAAGCCATGCAGGAAGCAAGCTCGGAGCTACCTGCGGTAAAAACCTCGCCCAATGCGCAAGTTGCGGCCAAGCCGGAAATTCAGCCTGAAAGTGCCGCCCTGCCTCCCGAAAAAAGCATTAAAACACTACCGAGAACTGCATTTTCAGCGCAGCATCGGAACGCAGCACCAGCAGTTGCACCCGCGCAGGAGCCTGTCACCAGCGACCTTCCCGACACAGATATCATCGAAGAGCACATTGCCGCTGCCGAGCCGGTGCCTTCCGCATTTCCCGCGGTGCCGCAGCCGTTGAGCAATTTGCGTCAGCAGGTAAGCGGCGCGAGACCGGCTTCGACTAATTCGACCAGGCTGGTTTCGGGCAGGCTGCTGGACGAAAAGGGGCGTGGCCTTCCTGGTGCTACCGTTTCTGCATTTGGTTCCGGGGCGGTGGTTACTGATTCTGTGGGAAAGTTCAAAATTACGGCCAGGACCGGCGATTCGTTGCGGCTGGTCTCCGTGGGATATGATCATAAAACGGTGAATGTGGAGGATACCAGTTTTGGTAATATACCAATGAAGCAGGAAACGGCCGCGCTTGAAAATGCGGTAATAGTCGGGTATGCAGCTACTAAAAAAGCATCTGTCTCGCTTGCGAAACCGCAACCGGAAGGAGGTTGGCAGCAATATCAGGCCTATCTTGACAAAAACTCAATTCCATTCAAAGACAGCACGACAGTTTATGTCGAATTCCTGGTCAAACCGGACGGTACGCTGTCTGACTTCAAAGTAACTGGTCCGGCGGAAATCCGGGACCGGGCTATTCAAATCATCCGCCAGGGGCCTTCCTGGAAACCGGGTTCAAATCAGGGTTCGCCGGCAGGATTGCCGGTAAGGGTATCACTCAGGATACGTTCAGCAGAATAA
- a CDS encoding O-antigen ligase family protein, which translates to MKYQLSPDPQSELTHTPFIDRMNGKVGMVVLGLIAIGLGVATIYGGITSGILLLVAMIAIPAVYAIVVYPLFGIVVLLTMGFFLFFILRFGINFPLGTLMDGLEMLLLLGLLMKVKQRRDWEISIYKNPVSLMILIWIGYNLIQVANPWAESRLAWVYTVRSVAAVTIMYFVFVYYLRTVKAIRLVIRTWLVLAVCGAIYGFKQEFFGIAPGELQDLWNNPTSVSLLYINGIWRKYSIFSDPVSFSYTMVCASLICVALLSNVKSWLKRGILCLMILAFLMAMLYSGTRGAYVLVPAALVPFAILNFSKKILFASLAAAAFIAILIVMPTSSPTIARFQTAFRPSDDASFNVRKYNQKRIQPYILSHPIGGGLGSTGAWGARFAPQSFLATFPPDSGYIRVAVELGWIGLLLFCLMMFTILKMGINNFYKIRNTELKTYCLAMTLVIFALNVGNFPQEALVQFPNNILFFMAAAIVHTTFLIDRKESLNAENKI; encoded by the coding sequence TTGAAGTATCAATTATCACCAGATCCGCAAAGCGAGCTCACCCATACTCCTTTCATCGATAGGATGAACGGAAAGGTGGGAATGGTCGTGCTTGGTCTGATCGCGATTGGGCTCGGGGTCGCTACCATTTATGGCGGGATCACTTCCGGTATCCTGCTGCTGGTCGCAATGATCGCAATTCCAGCAGTTTATGCCATTGTCGTCTATCCGCTATTTGGTATTGTGGTATTGTTGACGATGGGGTTTTTCCTGTTTTTTATCCTGCGTTTTGGGATTAATTTTCCATTGGGAACGCTGATGGATGGGCTGGAAATGCTGCTTTTGCTTGGACTTCTCATGAAGGTCAAGCAACGACGTGATTGGGAAATTTCTATTTACAAAAATCCGGTGTCGCTGATGATACTGATCTGGATCGGCTACAACCTGATCCAGGTTGCAAATCCCTGGGCAGAGTCGCGGCTTGCCTGGGTTTATACTGTGCGTTCGGTTGCAGCGGTTACCATTATGTATTTCGTATTTGTTTATTATCTCCGGACCGTGAAAGCAATCCGGCTGGTGATACGGACCTGGCTTGTTCTAGCGGTTTGCGGAGCGATTTATGGATTCAAGCAGGAGTTTTTCGGTATTGCGCCAGGTGAATTGCAGGACCTATGGAATAATCCTACATCGGTTAGTCTTTTGTATATCAATGGAATATGGCGAAAATATTCGATATTTTCCGATCCTGTTTCGTTTTCCTATACAATGGTTTGCGCAAGTTTGATATGTGTGGCTTTGCTGTCCAATGTGAAAAGCTGGCTGAAAAGGGGCATTTTGTGTTTGATGATCCTTGCGTTTCTGATGGCCATGCTTTACTCGGGTACGCGCGGCGCTTACGTACTGGTGCCTGCCGCATTGGTGCCGTTTGCAATATTGAATTTCAGCAAAAAAATCTTGTTCGCGTCCCTGGCTGCGGCTGCGTTTATAGCGATCCTGATCGTTATGCCTACTTCTAGTCCGACCATAGCCAGGTTTCAAACGGCTTTCCGACCTTCTGACGACGCATCTTTCAATGTCAGAAAATATAATCAAAAGCGGATACAACCTTACATTCTCTCACACCCGATCGGCGGAGGACTAGGTTCCACCGGCGCTTGGGGCGCGCGGTTTGCCCCGCAATCTTTCCTTGCAACGTTCCCCCCGGACAGCGGTTACATCCGGGTTGCAGTTGAATTGGGCTGGATAGGCTTGTTGCTTTTCTGTCTGATGATGTTTACGATCCTGAAAATGGGTATCAATAACTTTTATAAAATCAGAAATACGGAACTGAAGACTTATTGCCTGGCGATGACGCTCGTTATATTTGCACTTAATGTCGGCAATTTTCCGCAGGAAGCACTGGTGCAATTTCCCAATAACATCCTCTTTTTTATGGCCGCAGCAATTGTACATACGACCTTTCTGATTGATAGAAAGGAGTCGCTGAATGCTGAGAATAAAATCTGA
- a CDS encoding response regulator transcription factor — translation MDSKRSLLIIDDEPSITKILEHFLKKDFNVIIKSDGSEGMLWLEEGNKADLIIADLHMPNLSGKEFLKVAKASNLYADIPVIILSGSDESSERIQCLNLGADDFMVKPFNPMEVHAKINAILRRSKRYS, via the coding sequence ATGGATAGTAAAAGAAGTCTGTTGATTATCGACGACGAACCCAGTATCACGAAAATACTGGAACATTTTCTCAAAAAAGATTTCAATGTCATCATTAAAAGTGACGGTTCGGAAGGGATGTTATGGCTGGAAGAGGGCAATAAGGCTGACCTGATCATTGCGGACCTGCATATGCCCAATCTCAGCGGAAAAGAGTTTTTGAAAGTGGCGAAAGCAAGCAATTTGTATGCAGATATCCCGGTGATCATATTGTCCGGCTCGGATGAAAGCAGTGAGCGGATCCAATGTCTGAACCTTGGTGCGGATGATTTTATGGTCAAGCCTTTCAATCCAATGGAAGTGCATGCGAAGATTAATGCGATTTTACGACGTAGTAAGCGATACTCTTAA
- a CDS encoding TolC family protein yields the protein MRYFCFLTFFFLIALVPARAQNSLAEEISYPYLEKLVEIARKNYPKLKLYQARVDAGGYNAKKQKLSYFEILSFSYLYSPDRLASTINPNFLNGYQFGFFVNIGSLLQKPALIKQAKSELRAVEFDRDTYLLNLEADVKQRYFAYAQYKVLLRIKADALHDVESLAEELKFKYEKGETSLEEYSKALVVISDRQQAKISAEADVLISKSALEELLGQKLEDIK from the coding sequence ATGAGATATTTCTGCTTTCTAACTTTCTTCTTCCTCATTGCACTGGTTCCGGCAAGGGCGCAAAATTCTCTGGCAGAAGAAATTTCGTACCCTTATCTGGAGAAGCTGGTCGAAATCGCCAGGAAGAACTACCCAAAACTCAAGCTTTACCAGGCCAGGGTAGATGCGGGCGGATACAACGCCAAAAAACAAAAGCTTTCCTACTTTGAAATCCTGTCATTCTCGTATTTGTATAGTCCCGACAGGCTTGCCAGCACCATCAATCCCAACTTCCTGAACGGGTACCAGTTTGGTTTTTTTGTAAATATCGGCTCCCTGCTTCAAAAGCCGGCGCTGATCAAACAAGCTAAAAGCGAGCTGCGCGCCGTGGAGTTCGACCGCGATACGTATTTATTGAACCTGGAAGCGGATGTAAAGCAGCGGTATTTCGCTTATGCGCAGTACAAAGTGCTGCTAAGAATCAAAGCGGATGCACTGCATGATGTGGAATCGCTGGCAGAGGAGCTGAAATTCAAATATGAAAAGGGTGAGACGTCCCTGGAGGAGTACAGCAAGGCGTTAGTCGTAATTTCCGACAGACAGCAGGCGAAAATTTCGGCGGAGGCTGATGTGCTCATTTCGAAAAGTGCCCTGGAAGAGTTATTGGGACAAAAACTGGAAGACATCAAATGA
- a CDS encoding sugar transferase, which produces MEMASEIPVMGTGGKSYSAQFRVMYLHTDFDHYLKFSDHFADTLQVEYFSSKESVLSALYENFPADVIVAHVDSGGLELLDFIRSSSGFGNIPYVLMVDKLSEEAIETARKKHADDVFSVNFDDGDLITRVRYFKKRQWYVTNKALSKIGKEGSRTPAWKRTIDIITTGTAVLLLLPVFLLVAILIKLDSKGPVFYKSKRVGSGYKIFDLYKFRTMRTDADQLIRKMAALSMYNKSSEPVQQLENNGLCDECRAGNQCKSLLFHDGKEICEKLYHFQKEQKAAFMKFQNDPRITRLGQFLRNSSIDELPQLINILKGDMSLVGNRPLPLYEAEKMTTDDKIFRFAAPAGLTGLWQVTKRGKGKADMSEEERTQLDITYAKEFSFKMDMQIILKTFPALLQSENV; this is translated from the coding sequence ATGGAAATGGCCAGTGAGATTCCGGTAATGGGTACCGGGGGAAAGTCATATTCAGCTCAATTCAGGGTGATGTACCTGCACACTGACTTTGACCATTACCTTAAATTTTCCGATCATTTTGCCGATACCCTGCAAGTCGAATATTTCAGCAGCAAGGAAAGTGTGCTGAGTGCATTGTACGAAAACTTTCCGGCCGATGTAATCGTGGCGCACGTTGACAGCGGCGGGCTTGAACTGCTCGATTTTATCCGAAGCTCGTCCGGTTTTGGAAATATACCTTATGTACTGATGGTCGATAAGCTCTCGGAAGAAGCGATAGAAACCGCACGAAAGAAGCATGCCGACGATGTTTTTTCAGTGAATTTCGATGATGGCGATCTGATTACCCGTGTCAGATATTTTAAGAAGAGACAATGGTACGTAACTAATAAAGCGCTTAGCAAAATCGGTAAGGAAGGTAGCCGCACACCGGCCTGGAAACGCACTATCGATATTATTACCACCGGAACCGCCGTCCTTTTGCTGCTGCCGGTATTCCTGCTCGTGGCGATCCTCATCAAGCTGGATTCGAAAGGACCGGTGTTTTATAAATCGAAAAGGGTAGGAAGCGGCTACAAGATTTTCGATCTGTATAAGTTTCGCACCATGCGTACCGACGCGGACCAGCTGATCCGTAAGATGGCTGCGCTGAGCATGTATAATAAAAGTTCGGAGCCGGTGCAGCAGCTGGAAAATAACGGGCTGTGCGACGAATGCCGGGCAGGAAATCAATGCAAAAGCCTCCTGTTCCATGATGGCAAGGAGATTTGCGAGAAGCTGTACCACTTCCAGAAAGAGCAAAAAGCGGCATTTATGAAATTTCAGAATGATCCGCGCATTACTCGCCTGGGCCAGTTTTTACGAAATTCGAGCATTGATGAATTGCCCCAGTTGATCAATATACTGAAAGGCGATATGTCGCTTGTCGGAAACCGGCCGCTTCCGCTTTACGAAGCAGAAAAAATGACGACCGATGATAAGATATTTCGTTTTGCGGCGCCGGCTGGTCTGACTGGTCTGTGGCAGGTAACCAAGCGTGGCAAGGGGAAAGCGGATATGTCTGAAGAAGAGCGTACGCAGCTTGACATTACCTATGCAAAGGAATTTTCTTTCAAAATGGATATGCAGATCATATTGAAAACCTTCCCCGCATTGCTGCAATCCGAAAACGTCTAG